Proteins encoded within one genomic window of Amycolatopsis nigrescens CSC17Ta-90:
- a CDS encoding tRNA (adenine-N1)-methyltransferase, which yields MSASGPFVAGDRVQLTDPKGRHYTLVLAEGEQYHTHRGALAHDDLIGKPEGSVVKSAGGGTSYLALRPLLADYVLSMPRGAQVIYPKDAAQILMWGDIFPGARVLEAGAGSGALTCSLLRAVGPAGSVTSYEIREDHAQHAVQNVERFFHGRPDNWSLTVGDLATHTGEVDRVVLDMLAPWDQLETVGANLVPGGVLVVYVATVTQLSTITEALRAQNCWTEPESWETLLRPWHVVGLAVRPDHRMVAHTAFLLTTRKLADGVQPPRPQRRPSRG from the coding sequence GTGTCCGCTAGCGGGCCGTTCGTGGCCGGAGACCGGGTACAGCTGACCGATCCGAAAGGACGGCACTACACGCTCGTGCTGGCGGAAGGGGAGCAGTACCACACCCACCGGGGCGCGCTGGCGCACGACGACTTGATCGGCAAGCCGGAGGGTTCGGTGGTGAAGTCCGCCGGCGGCGGCACCTCGTACCTGGCGCTGCGCCCGTTGCTGGCGGACTACGTGCTGTCCATGCCGCGCGGGGCGCAGGTGATCTACCCCAAGGACGCCGCGCAGATCCTGATGTGGGGCGACATCTTCCCGGGCGCGCGGGTGCTCGAAGCCGGTGCCGGTTCCGGGGCGCTGACCTGCTCGCTGCTGCGGGCGGTCGGCCCGGCCGGCAGCGTGACCTCCTACGAGATCCGCGAGGACCACGCGCAGCACGCGGTGCAGAACGTGGAGCGCTTCTTCCACGGCAGGCCGGACAACTGGAGCCTCACCGTCGGCGACCTCGCCACGCACACCGGTGAGGTGGACCGGGTGGTGCTGGACATGCTCGCCCCGTGGGACCAGCTGGAGACCGTCGGCGCGAACCTGGTGCCGGGCGGCGTGCTGGTGGTCTACGTGGCCACCGTGACCCAGCTGTCCACCATCACCGAGGCGCTGCGGGCGCAGAACTGCTGGACCGAACCGGAGTCATGGGAGACCCTGCTCCGGCCGTGGCACGTGGTGGGCCTCGCGGTCCGGCCGGACCATCGGATGGTCGCGCACACCGCGTTCCTGCTCACCACCCGCAAACTGGCCGACGGGGTGCAGCCGCCGCGGCCGCAGCGCCGGCCGAGCCGCGGCTGA
- a CDS encoding site-2 protease family protein has product MAATSEQRPSRSTRPTAVEGGLLLFRVDGVPVLLAPSWWIGSLVVVVLYAPLVERLLPGAGMATSWLLAGAFAVLLGLSVLAHELGHCVVALRLGIPVRRLRLFLLGGLSEVARTPRKPGQEGMVAAAGPVVSMALAGFCGLLLLAVPPGGAAWLLVIECAVANLAVGLFNLLPGLPLDGGRLLRAGVWAVTGTRAKGTRAAVFGGGAVAVGLLVWALIGLAVGSEDRWLRLGVCVVTAWFVAVGASSELAAESRRSWPEGLTVTELIRPVLQLPAESPVSDALAASAGRGVVLVRADGVAAGLLDEVAAERLAMASPGSPAELAAEPIRAETVLLASDPAAEIAERVRETPAWQFLVVDEEGRPAGVLRREDLRAAISSRRQS; this is encoded by the coding sequence ATGGCCGCGACCAGCGAACAGAGGCCGAGCCGCTCCACCAGGCCAACTGCGGTGGAGGGCGGGCTGCTGCTGTTCCGGGTCGACGGCGTGCCGGTGCTGCTGGCGCCGTCGTGGTGGATCGGGTCGCTGGTCGTGGTGGTGCTCTACGCGCCACTGGTGGAAAGGCTGCTGCCCGGTGCGGGGATGGCCACCTCCTGGCTGCTGGCCGGGGCTTTCGCCGTCCTGCTCGGCCTTTCCGTGCTGGCGCACGAGCTCGGTCACTGCGTGGTTGCGCTCCGGCTCGGCATCCCGGTGCGCAGGTTGCGGCTGTTCCTGCTCGGCGGGCTGTCGGAGGTGGCCCGTACGCCCCGGAAACCGGGACAGGAGGGCATGGTCGCGGCGGCCGGCCCGGTGGTGTCCATGGCGCTGGCCGGGTTCTGCGGGCTGCTGCTGCTCGCCGTGCCGCCGGGGGGCGCGGCCTGGTTGCTGGTCATCGAGTGCGCGGTGGCGAACCTCGCGGTCGGCCTGTTCAACCTGCTGCCGGGGCTGCCCCTGGACGGCGGCAGGCTGCTTCGCGCCGGGGTGTGGGCGGTCACCGGAACCCGCGCGAAAGGGACAAGGGCCGCGGTGTTCGGCGGTGGCGCGGTCGCGGTCGGCCTGCTCGTCTGGGCGTTGATCGGGCTCGCCGTCGGCAGTGAAGACCGCTGGCTGCGGCTCGGTGTCTGCGTGGTGACCGCCTGGTTCGTGGCGGTCGGTGCCAGCAGCGAACTCGCCGCGGAGAGCAGGCGAAGCTGGCCGGAGGGCCTGACCGTCACCGAACTGATCCGCCCGGTGCTGCAATTGCCGGCGGAAAGCCCGGTGTCCGACGCGCTGGCCGCGTCCGCGGGCAGGGGAGTGGTGCTGGTCCGCGCGGACGGGGTTGCCGCGGGCCTGCTGGACGAGGTGGCCGCGGAACGGCTCGCGATGGCGTCGCCAGGATCGCCGGCGGAACTCGCCGCGGAGCCGATCAGGGCGGAGACCGTGCTGCTGGCCTCGGATCCGGCGGCCGAGATCGCCGAGCGGGTACGCGAAACCCCGGCCTGGCAGTTCCTGGTGGTGGACGAGGAAGGCCGCCCGGCCGGTGTGCTGCGGCGCGAGGATCTGCGGGCCGCGATCTCCTCGCGGCGACAAAGCTAG
- a CDS encoding RecB family exonuclease, with protein sequence MSTVSTETATTAATSGRPAGARRPALSPSRASDFKQCPLLYRFRAVDKLPEAPTKAQLRGTLVHSVLEKLFGLPSAERLPERAKELLAPAWSELSAERPEWTELFADDDRAEVDDWLASAAKLVDGYFGLEDPTRLEPEACELHVEIELDSGVRLRGYVDRVDVAPTGEIRVVDYKTGAAPREIGEAKAMFQMKFYAVVLWRLRGVVPRQLKLMYLTDGQSLAYTPDEAELRRFERTLEAIWQAILRAGKTGDFRPNPSKLCGWCDHQAHCPSFGGTPPEYPGWPEPDPGEETPLDRAD encoded by the coding sequence GTGAGCACCGTGAGCACCGAGACAGCGACCACCGCAGCGACATCCGGCCGCCCTGCCGGCGCCCGCCGCCCCGCGCTGTCGCCGTCCAGAGCCAGCGACTTCAAGCAGTGCCCGCTGCTCTACCGGTTCCGTGCGGTGGACAAGCTGCCCGAGGCGCCGACCAAGGCGCAGCTGCGCGGCACCCTGGTGCATTCGGTGCTGGAGAAGCTGTTCGGCCTGCCGTCGGCGGAGCGGCTGCCCGAGCGGGCCAAGGAACTGCTCGCCCCGGCCTGGTCGGAACTGTCCGCGGAACGTCCGGAGTGGACCGAGCTGTTCGCCGACGACGACCGGGCCGAAGTGGACGACTGGCTCGCGTCCGCGGCGAAACTGGTGGATGGCTACTTCGGCCTGGAGGACCCGACCCGGCTGGAACCGGAGGCCTGCGAGCTGCACGTGGAGATCGAGCTGGACTCCGGGGTCCGGCTCCGCGGCTACGTCGACCGGGTGGACGTGGCGCCCACCGGCGAGATCCGGGTGGTCGACTACAAGACCGGGGCCGCGCCGAGGGAGATCGGTGAGGCCAAGGCGATGTTCCAGATGAAGTTCTACGCCGTGGTGCTGTGGCGGCTGCGCGGAGTGGTTCCGCGCCAGCTCAAGCTGATGTACCTGACCGACGGGCAGTCGCTGGCCTACACCCCGGACGAGGCCGAGCTGCGGCGTTTCGAACGCACCCTGGAGGCCATCTGGCAGGCCATCCTGCGGGCCGGCAAGACCGGCGACTTCCGGCCCAATCCGAGTAAGTTGTGCGGCTGGTGCGACCACCAGGCACACTGCCCTTCATTCGGCGGAACCCCGCCGGAGTACCCCGGCTGGCCGGAGCCCGACCCCGGCGAAGAAACGCCGCTCGACCGCGCAGACTGA
- a CDS encoding thioesterase family protein: MPDAFYLPLGGGRFQPTEHTSGPWTPDAQHFGPPSALLVRALEELPSRTDGMLARITVDILGPAPLTELTVRARIERPGRSVELLIAELVAGERTVARASAWRLAGSDTTEIATSTVEPLPAPDGFTEASWPTSWSGGYLTAMEWRAVAGAMKSPGAAAVWVRQRVALVDGEKPSPLQRLLTVADSGNGVSNFLDPDHWWFINSELSVHVFREPVGEWIGLDAATVAGPNGVGTATSRLHDTGGHLGFGSQALLVRPR; encoded by the coding sequence TTGCCCGATGCGTTCTACCTGCCCCTCGGCGGCGGGCGGTTCCAGCCCACCGAGCACACTTCGGGGCCGTGGACACCCGACGCACAGCACTTCGGGCCGCCGTCGGCCTTGCTGGTGCGGGCGTTGGAGGAACTGCCATCCCGGACCGACGGCATGCTCGCCAGGATCACGGTGGACATCCTCGGCCCGGCTCCGCTGACCGAACTGACCGTGCGGGCCAGGATCGAACGGCCTGGCCGATCGGTGGAACTGCTCATCGCCGAACTCGTGGCGGGCGAGCGCACGGTCGCCCGCGCGTCCGCATGGCGGCTGGCCGGCTCGGACACCACCGAGATCGCCACAAGCACGGTGGAGCCGCTGCCCGCACCGGATGGCTTCACCGAGGCTTCGTGGCCGACGAGCTGGAGCGGCGGGTACCTGACCGCGATGGAGTGGCGGGCGGTCGCCGGCGCGATGAAGTCCCCCGGCGCGGCGGCGGTCTGGGTGCGGCAGCGGGTCGCCCTTGTGGACGGTGAGAAACCCAGTCCGCTGCAACGGCTGCTCACCGTCGCCGATTCGGGCAACGGCGTCTCCAATTTCCTCGACCCGGACCACTGGTGGTTCATCAACTCCGAGCTGTCCGTGCACGTCTTCCGCGAACCCGTCGGCGAGTGGATCGGACTGGACGCGGCCACCGTCGCGGGGCCGAACGGGGTCGGCACGGCCACCAGCCGGCTGCACGACACCGGTGGCCATCTCGGCTTCGGCAGCCAGGCTCTGCTCGTCCGGCCGCGGTGA
- a CDS encoding ParA family protein: MQITSVVNQKGGVGKTSLSVGTAAALAERGRRVLLIDLDPQGHATTEMLGLPEVPPQAPSLAKALTKMWKGPVEELVVSHPRSNIGRGGAFDVIPTSPGMFDLIRRLDQFRVPGWQLARVVQFANYDHLIIDCPPALDVLTNNALAATHGILVPVQPDRTSIRALRLLYDQLAYVEQTVGRPPIIHYGLVPGLYRRPISHYAMAALNELHTFGLPVLPHIPLGVVMNEAAANGVPVTTFAPETIQAEAFRQIAHAVDTYHANGPAPAVVPAEQDFVFEDFITDVSDARNHNDNGARKKLYDLMPKRPRPPR, encoded by the coding sequence ATGCAGATCACCTCGGTGGTCAACCAGAAAGGCGGGGTCGGCAAGACCTCGCTCAGCGTCGGTACCGCGGCCGCGCTGGCCGAAAGAGGTCGGCGGGTGCTGCTGATCGACCTCGACCCGCAGGGCCACGCCACCACCGAGATGCTCGGCCTGCCCGAGGTGCCCCCGCAGGCGCCCAGCCTGGCCAAGGCGCTCACCAAGATGTGGAAGGGCCCGGTCGAGGAGCTGGTCGTCAGCCATCCCCGCAGCAACATCGGCCGCGGCGGCGCCTTCGACGTGATCCCGACCTCGCCCGGCATGTTCGACCTGATCCGCAGGCTCGACCAGTTCCGGGTGCCCGGCTGGCAGCTGGCCAGGGTGGTGCAGTTCGCCAACTACGACCATCTGATCATCGACTGCCCGCCCGCGCTGGATGTGCTCACCAACAACGCGCTCGCCGCGACGCACGGCATCCTGGTACCGGTGCAGCCGGACCGCACGAGCATCCGCGCGCTGCGCCTGCTCTACGACCAGCTCGCCTATGTCGAGCAGACCGTGGGCCGTCCGCCGATCATTCACTACGGCCTGGTGCCGGGGCTGTACCGCCGCCCGATCTCGCACTACGCGATGGCTGCGCTGAACGAGCTGCACACCTTCGGTTTGCCGGTGCTGCCGCACATCCCGCTCGGCGTGGTGATGAACGAAGCGGCCGCGAACGGGGTGCCGGTGACCACGTTCGCGCCGGAGACCATTCAGGCGGAGGCGTTCCGGCAGATCGCGCACGCGGTGGACACCTACCACGCGAACGGCCCGGCGCCGGCCGTGGTGCCGGCCGAGCAGGACTTCGTCTTCGAAGACTTCATCACCGACGTCTCCGACGCCCGCAACCACAACGACAACGGGGCCAGGAAGAAGCTCTACGACCTGATGCCGAAGCGACCGCGGCCGCCGCGCTGA
- a CDS encoding serine hydrolase domain-containing protein, giving the protein MTGFTRRGFLTVATAGAGAALLGATPAVAGPDRLKSLVDDHLAKALREKGYPGLVLGAFDRRQSYSAGAGRTGAPGSPAPKPDTIFQIGSITKTFTGLAVALGQCRGRLRLTDPMAEHLPAWLPMPVRGPRPVTVTDVATHTSGLPPLPPGLAEDPELDPEDPYAAFSLADLAKALPRTELVTDPGSTFAYSNYGFGLLGQALGARDDRGYDALARRITVPLGLSDTTVALSAAQRRRKAQGHAQGVPTKDWRIPTLAGAGALYGTVADLLRYLRAHLGGAPGELAPALALATQPQFTVDGNTRIGLAWVRQRLESTGHEVVWHNGGTGGFRSFAGYSPETGIGVAALTNSDTEVDSVAFALLETLLKG; this is encoded by the coding sequence ATGACCGGATTCACCAGACGCGGCTTCCTGACCGTGGCCACCGCCGGGGCCGGTGCGGCCCTGCTCGGGGCCACGCCCGCCGTCGCCGGGCCAGACCGCCTGAAGTCCTTAGTGGACGATCATCTGGCGAAAGCCTTGCGGGAGAAAGGATATCCCGGGCTGGTGCTCGGGGCCTTCGACCGGAGACAGAGTTATTCCGCCGGTGCGGGCCGGACCGGCGCGCCCGGTTCACCGGCACCGAAACCCGACACCATCTTCCAGATCGGCTCGATCACCAAGACGTTCACCGGCCTCGCCGTGGCGCTCGGCCAGTGCCGGGGACGGCTGCGGTTGACCGACCCGATGGCCGAGCACTTGCCCGCCTGGCTGCCGATGCCGGTCCGCGGTCCTCGCCCGGTGACCGTCACCGACGTCGCCACGCACACCTCCGGCCTGCCGCCGCTGCCGCCGGGCCTGGCGGAGGACCCCGAGCTGGACCCGGAGGACCCGTACGCCGCGTTCAGCCTGGCCGATCTGGCCAAGGCGTTGCCGCGGACCGAACTCGTCACCGACCCCGGCAGCACTTTCGCTTACTCCAACTACGGGTTCGGCCTGCTCGGCCAGGCGCTCGGCGCGCGTGACGACCGGGGATACGACGCTCTGGCCCGCCGGATCACCGTGCCGCTGGGGTTGTCCGACACCACGGTCGCACTGAGCGCCGCCCAGCGCCGCCGCAAGGCGCAGGGACACGCGCAGGGCGTGCCCACCAAGGACTGGCGGATTCCCACCCTGGCCGGGGCCGGCGCGCTCTACGGCACGGTGGCGGACCTGCTGCGCTACTTGCGCGCCCATCTCGGTGGTGCGCCGGGAGAACTCGCGCCCGCGCTGGCACTGGCCACCCAGCCTCAGTTCACTGTGGACGGAAACACCCGGATCGGGCTGGCCTGGGTGCGACAGCGGCTGGAGTCCACCGGGCACGAGGTGGTCTGGCACAACGGCGGCACCGGCGGCTTCCGCAGTTTTGCCGGCTACAGCCCGGAAACCGGGATCGGGGTGGCGGCTTTGACCAACAGCGACACCGAAGTGGACTCGGTCGCCTTCGCCCTGCTCGAAACGTTGCTGAAGGGCTGA
- a CDS encoding AEC family transporter, whose translation MTSALSAFAPIWVLTGLGYLLQRFSVLGEPAGAVLTKLAFNVAMPAVLFSTLIDTPFSALVNEGLIAFGVGTVVVGVLGCLVSWLVFGRRPAERTLTGMASCYVNAANLGIPVALQVLGSSSFIVAVLLVQSLVMMPSMLALIELDVRRDNGSRWRSMLLLPVRNPVIAASMLGVLVGTTGLRPPELLLGPIHTLGNAGVATALLVLGMSLWTGRRGQPRPGPEPGRRWELVMAVLLKVAVQPAVALGAGLLFGLPGPVLFAAVLCSALPTAQNVFIASSQYSIDARFARDCVLVTTLVSMGSLSLIAWLAGAALLG comes from the coding sequence TTGACCTCAGCGCTGTCCGCGTTCGCGCCCATCTGGGTGCTGACCGGACTGGGCTACCTGCTGCAGCGGTTTTCGGTACTCGGTGAGCCCGCCGGCGCGGTGCTCACCAAGCTGGCGTTCAACGTGGCGATGCCGGCGGTGCTGTTCAGCACCCTGATCGACACCCCGTTCTCCGCGCTGGTGAACGAGGGGCTGATCGCGTTCGGCGTCGGCACGGTCGTGGTCGGCGTGCTCGGCTGCCTGGTCTCCTGGCTGGTGTTCGGCCGCCGTCCTGCCGAGCGCACGTTGACCGGGATGGCGTCCTGCTACGTCAACGCGGCGAACCTTGGCATCCCGGTGGCGTTGCAGGTGCTGGGCAGTTCGTCGTTCATCGTCGCGGTGCTGCTCGTGCAGTCGCTGGTGATGATGCCGTCGATGCTCGCCCTGATCGAGCTGGATGTGCGGCGCGACAACGGTTCCCGCTGGCGTTCGATGCTGCTGCTGCCGGTGCGCAACCCGGTGATCGCGGCTTCCATGCTGGGCGTGCTGGTCGGTACCACCGGGCTGCGCCCGCCGGAGCTGCTGCTGGGGCCGATCCACACCCTTGGCAACGCCGGGGTGGCCACCGCGCTGCTCGTGCTCGGCATGTCGCTCTGGACCGGACGTCGCGGGCAGCCGCGGCCGGGGCCGGAACCCGGCCGCCGCTGGGAGCTGGTGATGGCGGTGCTGCTCAAGGTCGCGGTGCAGCCCGCGGTGGCACTGGGCGCCGGGTTGCTGTTCGGCCTGCCAGGTCCGGTGCTGTTCGCGGCGGTGCTGTGCTCCGCGTTGCCGACCGCGCAGAACGTGTTCATCGCATCCAGCCAGTACTCGATCGATGCCCGGTTCGCGCGCGACTGCGTGCTGGTCACCACGCTGGTGTCGATGGGCTCGCTGTCCCTGATCGCCTGGCTGGCCGGTGCCGCACTGCTCGGCTGA
- the hisG gene encoding ATP phosphoribosyltransferase, which yields MLRVAVPNKGALAGPASEMLGEAGYRQRHEQRDLTVLDPANEVEFFFLRPKDIPIYVGSGELDLGITGRDLALDSGAPVEETLSLGFGGSTFRYAGPAGRDWQPGDLAGKRLATSYPRLVRDDLARQGITAEVIRLDGAVEISIQLGVADAVADVVGSGRTLRQHNLVAFGDPICVSEAVLVHRSGTELSKAKAQLTARLQGVVFAQHYMMLDYDCPRSLLDAAIAITPGLESPTVAPLADPDWVAVRAMVPRKDVNRIMDELAETGAKAVLASDIRSCRL from the coding sequence ATGCTGCGGGTTGCCGTGCCGAACAAGGGAGCGCTGGCCGGGCCGGCGTCGGAGATGCTCGGTGAGGCCGGTTACCGCCAGCGGCATGAGCAGCGCGACCTGACGGTGCTCGATCCGGCCAACGAGGTCGAGTTCTTCTTCCTCCGGCCCAAGGACATCCCGATCTACGTCGGCTCCGGCGAGCTGGACCTCGGCATCACCGGCCGCGATCTCGCGCTCGACTCCGGCGCACCGGTGGAAGAGACCCTGTCGCTGGGCTTCGGCGGATCGACGTTCCGCTACGCCGGCCCCGCGGGGCGCGACTGGCAGCCGGGTGACCTGGCCGGCAAGCGGCTGGCCACCTCCTACCCGCGGCTGGTCCGGGACGACCTGGCCCGCCAGGGCATCACCGCCGAGGTGATCCGGCTGGACGGTGCGGTGGAGATCTCCATCCAGCTCGGCGTGGCGGACGCGGTGGCGGACGTGGTCGGCTCCGGCCGCACCCTGCGCCAGCACAACCTGGTGGCCTTCGGCGACCCGATCTGCGTGTCCGAAGCGGTGCTGGTGCACCGGTCGGGCACCGAGCTGTCGAAGGCGAAGGCCCAGCTCACCGCCCGGTTGCAGGGTGTGGTCTTCGCCCAGCACTACATGATGCTGGACTACGACTGCCCGCGTTCGCTGCTGGACGCGGCGATCGCGATCACTCCCGGCTTGGAGTCGCCGACGGTGGCCCCGCTGGCCGACCCGGACTGGGTGGCGGTGCGGGCGATGGTGCCGCGCAAGGACGTCAACCGGATCATGGACGAGCTGGCGGAAACCGGGGCGAAGGCGGTACTGGCCTCCGATATCCGGTCCTGCCGTCTTTGA
- a CDS encoding phosphoribosyl-ATP diphosphatase, producing the protein MKTFDELFAELAERARTRPQGSGTVAALDDGVHAQGKKVLEEAGEVWIAAEHESDDRLAEEISQLLYRVQVLMLGRGISTEDVYRYL; encoded by the coding sequence GTGAAGACCTTCGATGAGCTGTTCGCCGAGCTTGCCGAACGCGCCAGGACCCGCCCGCAGGGTTCGGGCACGGTCGCGGCACTGGACGACGGCGTGCACGCGCAGGGCAAGAAGGTGCTCGAAGAAGCAGGCGAGGTGTGGATCGCCGCCGAGCACGAGTCCGACGACCGGCTGGCCGAGGAGATCTCGCAGCTGCTCTACCGGGTGCAGGTGCTGATGCTCGGCCGCGGGATCTCCACCGAGGACGTCTACCGCTACCTGTGA
- a CDS encoding class I SAM-dependent DNA methyltransferase — MASQESRARNFSETLASGGPLQIKLPLPADRLDQDAEHCSVLVDGEWRDLRFHDYDQIYRIPGLYEQLFHGILDCRSPDVIAKLLKEELQQDGFAGSDLRVLDLGAGNGLVGEQLHNMDVGKLIGVDIIPEAREAALRDRPTIYDAYHVADMTDLPPAVHAELKAAKFNTMCCVAALGYADIPPAAFRAAFNLVSDNGWIAFNIKDRFLADDDTSGFATLVRRLREEKVLELLASERYEHRRNVNGEPLHYVALVGTKHGDIPEEFLPGR; from the coding sequence ATGGCCAGCCAGGAGTCACGCGCTCGAAACTTTTCGGAAACCTTGGCCTCAGGAGGGCCGCTGCAGATCAAACTCCCGCTACCGGCAGATCGGCTCGATCAGGATGCCGAACACTGTTCGGTCCTCGTCGACGGGGAGTGGCGTGATCTCCGTTTTCACGATTATGACCAGATTTACCGAATTCCCGGGCTGTACGAGCAGCTCTTCCACGGCATTCTTGACTGCCGTTCACCCGACGTGATTGCGAAATTGCTGAAAGAGGAACTCCAGCAGGACGGATTCGCGGGCAGCGACCTGCGCGTGCTCGACCTCGGTGCCGGCAACGGCCTCGTCGGCGAGCAGCTGCACAACATGGACGTCGGCAAGCTGATCGGGGTGGACATCATCCCGGAGGCCAGGGAGGCCGCACTGCGCGACCGGCCCACGATCTATGACGCCTATCACGTCGCCGACATGACCGACCTGCCGCCGGCAGTGCACGCGGAGCTGAAAGCGGCGAAGTTCAACACCATGTGCTGCGTGGCCGCGCTCGGCTATGCGGACATTCCGCCGGCCGCGTTCCGCGCGGCGTTCAACCTGGTCAGCGACAACGGCTGGATCGCGTTCAACATCAAGGACCGGTTCCTCGCCGACGACGACACCTCGGGATTCGCGACGCTGGTCCGGCGACTGCGCGAAGAGAAGGTCCTCGAACTGCTCGCCTCCGAGCGGTACGAGCACCGGCGCAACGTGAACGGCGAGCCGCTGCACTACGTGGCGCTGGTCGGCACCAAGCACGGTGACATCCCGGAAGAGTTCCTGCCAGGACGGTGA
- a CDS encoding methylated-DNA--[protein]-cysteine S-methyltransferase, translating into MIRTDNRAHHVVDSPVGKLTLVAADGTLTGLYMDQQRYRPPEETFGVPDADLFADAEAQLAEYFAGGRTVFELPLALVGTPFQRRVWTELCAIPFGETISYGQLADRLGQPTAARAVGLANGKNPISIVVPCHRVVGATGSLTGYGGGIERKRHLLEFERGGLW; encoded by the coding sequence ATGATCCGCACCGACAACCGGGCGCACCACGTGGTGGACAGTCCGGTCGGCAAACTGACCCTGGTCGCGGCGGACGGCACGCTGACCGGTCTGTACATGGACCAGCAGCGGTACCGTCCGCCGGAGGAGACCTTCGGCGTGCCGGACGCCGACCTGTTCGCCGACGCCGAGGCCCAGCTCGCCGAGTACTTCGCCGGCGGGCGGACCGTGTTCGAGCTTCCGCTCGCACTGGTGGGCACCCCGTTCCAGCGCCGGGTGTGGACCGAGCTGTGCGCGATCCCGTTCGGCGAGACGATCTCCTACGGCCAGCTCGCCGACCGGCTCGGGCAGCCGACCGCCGCGCGGGCGGTCGGCCTCGCCAACGGCAAGAACCCGATCAGCATCGTGGTGCCCTGTCACCGGGTGGTGGGCGCCACGGGCAGCCTCACCGGCTATGGCGGCGGGATCGAACGCAAGCGCCACCTGCTCGAGTTCGAGCGAGGCGGGCTCTGGTGA
- a CDS encoding AlkA N-terminal domain-containing protein, producing MYEDVERCVRAVRSKDARFDGWFFTAVLTTGIYCRPSCPVVPPKVRNMVFYPSAAAAQQAGFRACKRCRPDASPGSPLWNERADLVARAMRLIADGVVDTDGVPGLAARLGYSVRQIERQLRAELGAGPLALARAQRAQTARLLIETTTLPMAELALAAGFASIRAFNDTVQAVFALSPTELRRRAAHRKPTSAPGVLSLRLPFRAPLCPDNLFGHLAATAVPGVEEWRDGAYRRTLRLPHGPGLVELRPVPEYIDCRLTLSDLRDLAMAISRCRWLLDLDADPVAVDEQLAGDPVLAPYIAKNPGRRVPRTVDAEEFAVRAVLGQQVSTAAARTHAARLVTSHGEPVEDPHGGLTHLFPGPDALAEVDPATLAMPASRRRTFAVLAEALASGELDLGAGSDWAKARAQLDALPGFGPWTVETIAMRALGDPDAFIPSDLGIRAAAGALGLPAGAAALTAHAERWRPWRAYAVQYLWATGEHPINHLPAA from the coding sequence ATGTACGAAGACGTGGAGCGCTGTGTGCGGGCCGTGCGATCCAAGGACGCCCGGTTCGACGGGTGGTTCTTCACCGCGGTGCTGACCACCGGGATCTACTGCCGACCGAGCTGCCCGGTGGTCCCGCCGAAGGTGCGGAACATGGTCTTCTACCCGAGCGCCGCGGCGGCGCAGCAGGCCGGTTTCCGGGCCTGCAAGCGGTGTCGGCCGGACGCGAGCCCGGGGTCGCCGCTGTGGAACGAGCGCGCGGATCTGGTCGCCAGGGCGATGCGGCTGATCGCGGACGGCGTGGTGGACACCGACGGCGTGCCGGGATTGGCCGCGCGGCTGGGTTACAGCGTGCGCCAGATCGAGCGCCAGCTGCGCGCCGAGCTCGGCGCCGGTCCGCTCGCACTGGCCAGGGCACAGCGGGCGCAGACCGCGCGGCTGCTGATCGAGACGACCACGTTGCCGATGGCCGAGCTCGCGCTGGCCGCCGGGTTCGCCAGCATCAGGGCCTTCAACGACACCGTGCAGGCCGTGTTCGCGCTGTCCCCGACCGAGCTTCGGCGCCGGGCCGCGCACCGGAAGCCGACCTCGGCGCCGGGTGTGCTGTCGCTTCGGCTGCCGTTCCGGGCGCCGCTGTGCCCGGACAACCTGTTCGGGCACCTGGCCGCGACCGCGGTGCCCGGGGTGGAGGAGTGGCGCGACGGGGCGTACCGGCGGACCCTGCGGCTGCCGCACGGTCCCGGGCTGGTCGAGCTGCGGCCGGTCCCGGAGTACATCGACTGCCGGCTCACCCTGAGCGACCTGCGGGACCTGGCGATGGCGATCAGCCGCTGCCGGTGGCTGCTCGACCTGGACGCCGACCCGGTGGCGGTGGACGAGCAGCTGGCCGGCGACCCGGTGCTCGCCCCGTACATCGCGAAGAACCCCGGACGCCGGGTGCCGCGGACCGTGGACGCCGAGGAGTTCGCGGTCCGCGCGGTACTCGGGCAGCAGGTGTCCACCGCCGCGGCGCGCACCCACGCCGCCCGGCTGGTGACCTCGCACGGCGAGCCGGTCGAGGACCCGCACGGCGGGCTGACCCACCTGTTCCCCGGCCCCGATGCGCTCGCCGAAGTGGACCCGGCGACCCTGGCGATGCCGGCCAGTCGCCGGCGGACTTTCGCCGTGCTGGCCGAGGCGCTGGCCTCCGGCGAGCTCGACCTCGGCGCGGGCAGTGACTGGGCGAAAGCCCGCGCCCAGCTGGACGCCTTGCCCGGCTTCGGGCCGTGGACGGTGGAGACCATCGCGATGCGCGCGTTGGGCGACCCGGACGCTTTCATCCCTTCCGACCTCGGTATCCGTGCCGCCGCCGGTGCGCTCGGTCTGCCGGCCGGAGCCGCCGCGCTGACCGCGCACGCCGAGCGGTGGCGGCCTTGGCGCGCCTACGCGGTCCAGTACCTGTGGGCCACCGGCGAGCACCCGATCAACCACCTCCCGGCCGCTTGA